In Paracoccaceae bacterium Fryx2, a single genomic region encodes these proteins:
- a CDS encoding ABC transporter permease: MRAWLVALGVIVTREALRFLQQRGRFLAALVRPLVWLVVFAAGFRAALGLSIIPPYQTYITYEVYIVPGLCAMIQLFNGMQSSLSLVYDQEMGSMRLLLTSPLPRWWLLFCKLLAGVAVSILQVGVFLAIAAATGITMPPMGYLAVLPALVASGLMLGALGLLLSSTIRQLENFAGVMNFVIFPMFFLSSALYPLWKMQESSVLLHDLCALNPFTYAVELIRFALYGQLNLTALLWVAGSFAVFLLGALWGYDPARSMLRRKLR, encoded by the coding sequence ATGAGGGCGTGGCTTGTCGCGCTGGGAGTGATCGTCACCCGCGAGGCGCTGCGTTTCCTGCAGCAGCGCGGCCGGTTTCTGGCGGCGCTGGTGCGGCCGCTGGTCTGGCTGGTGGTGTTCGCGGCAGGGTTCCGCGCCGCGTTGGGCCTGTCGATCATTCCACCTTACCAGACCTACATCACCTACGAGGTCTACATCGTGCCGGGCCTTTGCGCGATGATCCAGCTTTTCAACGGGATGCAATCCTCGCTGTCGCTGGTCTATGATCAGGAAATGGGGTCGATGCGGCTCTTGCTGACCTCGCCCCTGCCGCGCTGGTGGCTGCTGTTCTGCAAGCTGCTGGCGGGTGTCGCGGTGTCTATCCTGCAGGTTGGGGTGTTTCTGGCCATCGCCGCGGCCACCGGCATCACCATGCCGCCGATGGGCTATCTTGCGGTGCTGCCCGCGCTGGTGGCCAGCGGGCTTATGCTGGGGGCGCTGGGGTTGCTGCTGTCTTCGACCATCCGGCAGCTGGAGAACTTTGCGGGCGTGATGAACTTCGTCATCTTTCCGATGTTCTTCCTGTCATCGGCGCTTTATCCGCTGTGGAAGATGCAGGAAAGCTCTGTCCTGCTGCACGACCTCTGTGCGCTGAACCCGTTCACCTACGCGGTCGAACTGATCCGCTTTGCGCTTTACGGCCAGTTGAACCTGACCGCGCTGCTCTGGGTCGCGGGCAGTTTCGCCGTGTTCCTGCTGGGCGCGCTGTGGGGTTATGACCCGGCGCGGTCGATGCTGCGGCGCAAGCTGCGCTGA
- a CDS encoding ABC transporter ATP-binding protein has product MMGLQVSHLSYSYNGRPALDDVGFAVAPGRFCALLGPNGAGKSTLFSLLTRLIVAREGRIEVAGIDMARNPRAALARIGVVFQQPTLDLDLSVRRNLRYFAGLHGISGRTAARSIEAALERLGMAERADEQVRALNGGHRRRMEIARALIHRPQVLLLDEPTVGLDAASRAAIGGHVHDLADSGLAVLWATHLVDEVRDSDQVVVLHQGRVLADGSAAAIAGGSTLAEAFLAMTADGGGVAP; this is encoded by the coding sequence GTGATGGGTTTGCAGGTTTCGCACCTCAGTTACAGCTACAATGGGCGACCGGCGCTGGACGATGTCGGCTTTGCCGTGGCGCCGGGGCGGTTCTGCGCGCTGCTGGGGCCGAACGGGGCCGGGAAATCGACGCTGTTCTCGCTGCTGACCCGGCTGATCGTGGCGCGCGAGGGCCGGATCGAGGTCGCCGGGATCGACATGGCCCGCAACCCGCGCGCTGCGCTGGCCCGCATCGGCGTGGTGTTCCAGCAGCCGACGCTTGATCTCGACCTGTCGGTGCGGCGCAACCTGCGCTATTTCGCCGGGCTCCACGGCATTTCGGGGCGGACGGCGGCACGCTCTATCGAGGCGGCGCTGGAACGCCTCGGCATGGCCGAACGGGCCGACGAGCAGGTGCGCGCCCTGAACGGCGGCCACCGGCGGCGGATGGAGATTGCGCGCGCCCTGATCCACCGGCCGCAGGTGTTGCTGCTGGATGAACCCACCGTCGGGCTGGACGCGGCCTCGCGTGCGGCGATCGGCGGGCATGTGCATGACCTTGCCGACTCGGGGCTGGCGGTGCTGTGGGCGACGCATCTGGTGGACGAGGTGCGCGACAGCGATCAGGTCGTGGTGCTGCATCAGGGCCGGGTGCTGGCCGACGGCAGCGCTGCCGCCATCGCGGGCGGCAGCACACTGGCAGAGGCGTTCCTGGCGATGACCGCCGACGGCGGCGGGGTTGCGCCATGA
- a CDS encoding YVTN family beta-propeller repeat protein — protein MKPALLILPLFLLGAAPALANKVFVTNERGNSVTVLDSATWEVIAEFPAGNRPRGITISPDGTELYVAASDDNTVRVFDPATYAELHTLSSGPDPELFVLHPSGNPLYIANENDNLVTVVDVKTRQVLAEVPVGVEPEGMAIHPDGSVFINTSETTNMAHFIDAATYKITHNVLVDQRPRYAQFTSDGKKVYVSSEIGGTVSVIDITGAEPVITRKIGFEVPGVLPEWLQPVGLRVTKDGSRIFVALGPANRVAVIDAATDEVIDYLLVGQRVWQMDFTPDEAFLVVTNGNSNDVSIIDVKAEKVIRSVQVGEQPWGVVVAPN, from the coding sequence ATGAAACCTGCCCTGCTGATCCTGCCGCTGTTCCTGCTGGGCGCCGCCCCGGCGCTGGCCAACAAGGTGTTCGTGACCAACGAGCGCGGCAACAGCGTCACCGTGCTGGACAGCGCCACCTGGGAGGTGATTGCCGAGTTTCCCGCAGGCAACCGCCCGCGCGGCATCACCATCAGCCCTGACGGAACCGAGCTTTACGTCGCCGCCTCGGATGACAACACGGTGCGGGTGTTCGATCCGGCAACCTATGCCGAGTTGCACACGCTGAGCTCGGGCCCCGACCCGGAGCTGTTCGTGCTGCACCCCTCGGGCAACCCGTTGTATATCGCCAACGAGAACGACAACCTCGTGACCGTGGTCGATGTGAAGACCCGGCAAGTGCTGGCCGAGGTGCCGGTGGGGGTGGAACCCGAAGGCATGGCGATCCACCCCGATGGCAGCGTGTTCATCAACACGTCGGAAACCACCAACATGGCGCATTTCATCGACGCCGCGACCTACAAGATCACCCACAACGTGCTGGTCGATCAACGGCCGCGCTATGCCCAGTTCACCTCGGACGGCAAGAAGGTCTATGTCAGCTCGGAAATCGGCGGCACGGTTTCGGTGATCGACATCACCGGCGCCGAACCCGTGATCACCAGGAAGATCGGCTTCGAGGTGCCGGGCGTGCTGCCGGAATGGCTGCAACCGGTCGGGCTAAGGGTCACGAAGGACGGCTCACGCATCTTCGTGGCGCTGGGGCCTGCGAACCGGGTCGCGGTGATCGACGCGGCGACCGACGAGGTGATCGACTACCTGCTGGTCGGCCAGCGCGTCTGGCAGATGGATTTCACCCCGGACGAGGCCTTTCTGGTGGTGACCAACGGCAACTCCAACGATGTCAGCATCATCGACGTGAAGGCTGAAAAGGTCATCAGGTCGGTCCAGGTCGGCGAACAGCCCTGGGGCGTCGTCGTGGCCCCGAACTGA
- a CDS encoding ABC transporter ATP-binding protein has translation MDGVTKRFRHPGGMTSMALDGVSLEVGEQTFVALLGPSGCGKTTVLRLANGLITPDSGSVLLAGKPPQPGPGAGFVFQSFRLLPWATVRANVEFALEPLGLDRAERRARADRYLALVGLAGSADRHPGQLSGGMRQRVALARALAVEPDILLMDEPFASLDAQTRELLQIELMAIWARHRALVLFVTHSVDEAILLADRIVLMGSGRVLEQIEVGIERPRWSAEVRADRRFLDLRAYLWNRIRDLVLSDPASEFYGRATILQQRGNEWV, from the coding sequence ATGGATGGCGTGACCAAACGGTTCCGCCATCCGGGCGGCATGACCAGCATGGCGCTGGACGGGGTGTCGCTGGAGGTGGGCGAGCAGACCTTCGTGGCACTTCTGGGCCCTTCGGGCTGCGGCAAGACCACGGTTCTGCGGCTCGCCAACGGGCTGATCACCCCCGACAGCGGAAGCGTGCTGCTGGCGGGCAAGCCGCCGCAGCCCGGGCCGGGGGCGGGTTTCGTGTTCCAGTCGTTTCGCCTTCTGCCCTGGGCCACAGTGCGCGCCAATGTCGAATTCGCGCTGGAACCGCTGGGGCTGGACCGGGCCGAGCGGCGCGCGCGGGCAGACCGCTATCTGGCGCTGGTCGGGCTGGCCGGCAGCGCCGACCGCCATCCCGGCCAGTTGTCGGGGGGGATGCGGCAGCGCGTGGCGCTGGCAAGGGCGCTGGCGGTCGAGCCCGACATCCTGCTGATGGACGAACCCTTTGCCAGCCTTGACGCCCAGACCCGCGAACTGCTTCAGATCGAGTTGATGGCAATCTGGGCCCGGCACCGCGCGCTGGTGCTGTTCGTCACCCACAGCGTCGACGAGGCGATCCTCTTGGCCGACCGGATCGTGCTGATGGGCTCGGGCCGGGTTCTGGAACAGATCGAGGTCGGGATCGAGCGGCCGCGCTGGTCGGCCGAGGTCCGGGCCGACAGGCGCTTTCTCGACCTGCGCGCCTACCTGTGGAACCGCATCCGCGACCTTGTGCTGTCCGATCCGGCCTCGGAATTCTACGGGCGCGCGACGATCCTCCAGCAACGGGGCAACGAATGGGTCTGA
- a CDS encoding ABC transporter substrate-binding protein — translation MGNSYLGRTLLAGLLALGLAGAVAAEPFRLIITDLETPLVPNSVMDLAEKLGYFEAEGVEVELVRVQQTPSALAALQAGEGEMANIGTDALLQLVLGGATDLRAVTSPNKALPFLIAARDGIDTPADLAGASFGVGRVGSLDHSLSMKVLASQGVAVDGLEVVTLGQPSARAQALAAGQIDATTMSIGVWSAMPDKTGLHVLIGQDDYFAAAPVVSKVNIVTQATLDTRGDEVQAVIRALTKLSRTFADTPEVWVDAVAAARPDVERATLETLAVAFRESWSINGGLSADELKYTTDWLYQTEDFAGKPPVALEAWVDFGPVDKVLTDIGTAPGLDAQTR, via the coding sequence ATGGGCAATTCTTATCTGGGCCGGACGCTGCTGGCGGGCCTGCTGGCGCTGGGTCTGGCCGGGGCCGTGGCGGCAGAGCCGTTCCGGCTGATCATCACCGATCTGGAAACGCCGCTGGTGCCGAACTCGGTGATGGATCTGGCTGAAAAGCTTGGCTACTTCGAGGCCGAGGGGGTGGAGGTCGAACTGGTCCGCGTGCAGCAGACCCCGTCGGCGCTGGCTGCCCTGCAGGCGGGCGAGGGCGAGATGGCCAACATCGGCACCGATGCGCTGCTGCAACTGGTGCTGGGCGGGGCGACCGACCTGCGCGCCGTGACCTCGCCCAACAAGGCGCTGCCCTTCCTGATCGCGGCGCGCGACGGCATCGACACCCCCGCCGATCTGGCCGGGGCCAGCTTTGGCGTGGGCCGGGTGGGCAGCCTTGACCATTCGCTGAGCATGAAGGTGCTGGCCTCGCAGGGGGTGGCGGTCGACGGGCTGGAGGTCGTGACGCTGGGCCAGCCGTCGGCACGGGCGCAGGCGCTGGCCGCAGGGCAGATCGACGCCACCACGATGTCGATCGGGGTGTGGAGTGCGATGCCCGACAAGACCGGGCTGCATGTGCTGATCGGCCAGGATGACTACTTTGCCGCCGCCCCGGTGGTCAGCAAGGTCAACATCGTCACCCAAGCGACCCTCGACACCCGCGGCGACGAGGTGCAGGCGGTGATCCGGGCGCTGACCAAACTCAGCCGCACCTTCGCAGACACGCCCGAGGTCTGGGTCGATGCCGTCGCCGCCGCCCGCCCCGATGTCGAGCGCGCGACGCTGGAAACGCTGGCCGTGGCCTTCAGGGAAAGCTGGAGCATCAACGGCGGGCTGAGCGCGGACGAGCTGAAATACACCACCGACTGGCTGTACCAGACCGAGGATTTCGCGGGCAAACCCCCGGTCGCGCTGGAGGCGTGGGTGGATTTCGGCCCCGTGGACAAGGTTCTGACCGATATCGGCACCGCGCCGGGCCTTGACGCGCAGACCCGATGA
- a CDS encoding PepSY domain-containing protein, producing the protein MKQSALRALALAALMATAMPVAAHDLPAETVDAITRALADIQCQMDPDDIEVKDGGYALDDVFCADGQYDMKMDAAFAVTEKTKE; encoded by the coding sequence ATGAAACAGTCTGCCTTGCGGGCACTGGCCCTTGCGGCCCTGATGGCAACAGCGATGCCGGTCGCGGCGCACGATCTACCCGCCGAGACCGTCGACGCGATCACCCGGGCGCTGGCCGACATCCAGTGCCAGATGGACCCCGACGATATCGAGGTCAAGGATGGCGGCTATGCGCTTGACGACGTGTTCTGCGCCGACGGGCAATATGACATGAAGATGGATGCGGCCTTTGCCGTGACCGAGAAAACCAAGGAATGA
- the gfa gene encoding S-(hydroxymethyl)glutathione synthase, producing MFKFWRRNKVIKLHPAIDNGIAPTKPGFAGGTLKCHCKTNPVTVEIGAQTAHNHACGCTKCWKPEGAIFSQVAVVSRDKVKVTSGADKLHVVDEKATIQRHACKDCGVHMYGRIENKGHPFYGLDFVHTELSDTPGWAAPEFAAFVSSVIESGVSPDKMPEIRARLTEIGLPPYDALSPALMDAIATHLAKASGKLAA from the coding sequence ATGTTCAAATTCTGGAGGAGGAACAAAGTGATCAAACTGCATCCCGCAATCGACAACGGCATTGCGCCGACCAAGCCGGGGTTCGCCGGCGGCACGCTGAAATGCCATTGCAAGACCAACCCTGTCACCGTCGAGATCGGCGCGCAGACCGCCCACAACCACGCCTGCGGCTGCACCAAATGCTGGAAGCCGGAAGGCGCCATCTTCTCGCAGGTGGCAGTGGTCAGCCGCGACAAGGTGAAGGTGACCTCGGGGGCCGACAAGCTGCATGTGGTGGACGAAAAGGCCACGATCCAGCGCCACGCCTGCAAGGATTGCGGCGTGCACATGTATGGCCGGATCGAGAACAAGGGACATCCGTTCTACGGGCTGGACTTCGTGCATACCGAACTCAGCGACACCCCCGGCTGGGCGGCGCCCGAGTTTGCCGCCTTCGTGTCGTCGGTGATCGAAAGCGGCGTCAGCCCCGACAAGATGCCGGAAATCCGCGCCCGCCTGACCGAGATCGGCCTGCCGCCCTATGACGCGCTGTCTCCGGCCCTGATGGATGCCATCGCGACCCATCTCGCCAAGGCTTCGGGCAAGCTGGCGGCGTGA